From the Chiroxiphia lanceolata isolate bChiLan1 chromosome Z, bChiLan1.pri, whole genome shotgun sequence genome, one window contains:
- the LOC116780677 gene encoding granzyme A-like yields MGAFLALYTFAAVILLVIHGGLCVDIIGGTEVAPHSRPFMAQIVEPERFVCGGALIKENWVLTAAHCKVKEGKVILGAHSRKATEKQTQIFRIAKQIPYPCYDIASKENDIMLIQLHRRATLTAAVELIPLPTSDDDPKPGTICTVAGWGKTDNRQKTLSATLREVNITVISRQVCNDKHHYNGKPVITENMICAGAKNGKKDSCDGDSGGPLRCNNVMRGITSFGKQKKCGSVDGPGVYTRLTNQYLQWIRKTIGGA; encoded by the exons ATGGGTGCTTTCCTTGCTTTGTACACCTTTGCTGCTGTCATTCTCCTGGTAATTCATGGAG gtttgTGTGTGGATATCATTGGCGGGACTGAAGTAGCACCACACTCAAGACCATTTATGGCACAAATTGTGGAACCAGAAAGATTTGTTTGTGGAGGAGCTTTGATCAAGGAAAACTGGGTGTTAACAGCTGCCCACTGCAAGGT GAAAGAAGGTAAAGTTATTCTTGGAGCTCATTCACGGAAAgcaactgaaaaacaaacacagattttCCGGATTGCAAAGCAAATTCCTTACCCATGCTATGACATCGCTTCCAAGGAAAATGACATTATGCTGATACAG CTTCACAGAAGAGCAACACTTACTGCAGCTGTGGAACTCATTCCCCTGCCTACTTCAGATGATGATCCCAAACCAGGAACAATTTGCACAGTAGCAGGATGGGGAAAAACTGACAATCGTCAGAAAACGCTTTCTGCTACCCTGAGGGAAGTCAATATCACTGTCATCAGTAGGCAAGTCTGCAATGATAAACATCATTATAATGGCAAACCTGTTATAACAGAGAACATGATATGTGCAGGGGCTAAGAATGGAAAAAAGGACTCGTGTGAT ggaGATTCTGGTGGACCTTTAAGATGCAATAATGTGATGAGAGGCATCACTTCTTTTGGGAAGCAAAAGAAGTGTGGTAGTGTTGATGGCCCTGGTGTCTACACTCGACTCACAAACCAATACCTCCAGTGGATAAGGAAAACCATAGGAGGCGCCTAA